From one Formosa sediminum genomic stretch:
- a CDS encoding T9SS type A sorting domain-containing protein yields the protein MKNKLQIALGLLAVVTIVFALAKFKNEDVSSNKQEVKTLTVVELKALHKKNLENSPFKNTASLSKKERAQKGLPPKRYMERLWELTMNPALGRPTPENLTVIQKELLEARSSALAAGRVPGDDSNNNWIERGPNDIGGRTRALIFDPNDTSNETVLAGGVSGGLWKNTNISNPNSVWTSVDLPENLNISCIAVDPNDSKTMYLGTGESYVAGDVNGNGVWKSTDGGNSWSHVFGGAEGETVLRTDSKVTVKSPSSIADTYIAISAGFSPTITSDITKDVVLADAGGVTGAEACSTLTNAAAINGKIALIYRGGCSFIEKVVFAQDAGAVAVIVVNNVSGNPIAMGGVDLNGEVLIPSVMVSKTNGDLMLAQLEAGQTVNATISATSVDFSGLYVLNGNQHVNDIIVRDNNGVSEVFVAAGSSFYSDATPYTLFGPDDYGLFKSSNGGTSWSQLAVPLTDNGYVYEPNDIELGADNTIWMSTRQSLLYGDGGGTIFSSTDGNNFVKKYEFDGSRTQIATSHTDANKVYILAEGKDTITPVIMKKTINGFASTTDLTLPNDADTDIDEIDFCRGQAFYDLVIKVDPTNDEKVYVGGIDAFRSADGGTTWTQLSHWYGGFGYPDMHADQHAIAFGTGDSSKMLFGNDGGVFYSSASGSKPTSRNNGYNVTQFYTVAVAPTAAVAGDYFAGGTQDNGTPYFRNASSGINSSSFDLYGGDGAYTAFDQDGTDTYVISNYIYNLAIRKYDYATGEVTTIHEDDEEEKNGEFINPQILDSRLNYLFSNYSSGTSYAIKTYRTKSTTSSYIANTLTNTLLDAPALALAISPYDVSSSHSILYAGLENGRLLKITNASAPIFQSWSDISSSEFVGSISDIEFGTSTNEMYVTFHNYGVNNIWYTSDGGTTWSKKDGNLPDMPVKTILRNPLKADEVIIGTELGVWYTTNFSSDSPTWTSAFNGMSNVKVMDLDLRDDNTIFAATFGRGLFSGKFTSEALSVEDNVLATGISLYPTVSTGEFKVKSKSNLGDVNLQIFNLNGQSVLVKTINLDGNTATDININVASGVYLAKFTEGETTTIKKFIIK from the coding sequence ATGAAAAATAAATTACAAATAGCATTAGGGCTATTAGCTGTTGTTACAATAGTTTTTGCTCTAGCGAAATTTAAGAATGAAGATGTGTCTTCTAACAAACAAGAGGTTAAAACCTTGACTGTTGTAGAGTTAAAAGCTTTGCATAAGAAAAACTTAGAAAATAGTCCGTTTAAAAACACTGCAAGTTTAAGTAAAAAAGAACGTGCTCAAAAAGGATTGCCTCCTAAACGTTATATGGAACGTTTATGGGAGTTAACCATGAATCCCGCATTAGGACGCCCAACTCCAGAAAATTTAACGGTAATACAAAAAGAACTTTTAGAAGCGCGTTCTAGTGCATTAGCGGCAGGACGTGTGCCGGGAGATGACTCAAATAACAATTGGATAGAACGTGGTCCAAATGATATTGGTGGTCGTACCCGAGCATTGATTTTTGATCCTAACGATACGAGTAACGAAACTGTGCTTGCTGGTGGTGTTAGTGGAGGGTTATGGAAAAACACTAATATTTCTAATCCAAATTCTGTTTGGACAAGTGTAGATTTACCAGAGAACCTAAATATTAGTTGTATTGCTGTAGATCCTAACGATTCTAAAACTATGTACTTAGGTACAGGAGAGTCTTATGTAGCAGGAGATGTTAACGGAAATGGTGTTTGGAAATCTACAGATGGTGGAAACTCATGGAGCCATGTTTTTGGAGGTGCTGAAGGCGAAACAGTATTACGAACCGATTCTAAGGTTACAGTAAAATCACCTAGTAGTATTGCAGATACATATATAGCTATATCAGCTGGTTTTAGTCCAACAATCACATCAGATATTACTAAAGATGTTGTGTTAGCAGATGCTGGAGGAGTAACAGGGGCAGAGGCCTGTTCTACGCTTACAAATGCAGCAGCTATTAATGGAAAAATTGCTTTAATTTATAGGGGAGGATGTTCTTTTATTGAAAAAGTAGTTTTCGCTCAAGATGCCGGTGCTGTAGCTGTTATTGTGGTTAATAATGTATCAGGAAATCCAATTGCAATGGGTGGAGTTGATCTTAATGGAGAAGTTCTTATTCCTTCTGTAATGGTATCTAAAACAAATGGAGATTTAATGCTTGCGCAATTAGAAGCTGGACAAACAGTGAATGCAACGATATCAGCAACTTCTGTAGATTTTTCAGGATTATATGTGTTAAATGGTAATCAGCATGTAAACGATATTATTGTTAGAGATAATAATGGTGTTTCTGAAGTCTTTGTTGCGGCAGGAAGTTCTTTTTATAGTGATGCTACTCCATATACACTTTTTGGTCCTGATGATTACGGTTTATTTAAATCCTCTAACGGAGGAACATCTTGGAGCCAATTGGCAGTACCATTAACAGATAATGGGTATGTATATGAACCTAATGATATTGAATTAGGAGCTGATAATACTATTTGGATGTCTACTAGACAAAGTTTACTTTACGGTGATGGTGGAGGAACTATTTTTTCTTCTACAGATGGGAATAACTTTGTTAAGAAATATGAGTTTGATGGAAGTCGAACACAAATCGCGACGTCGCATACAGATGCAAATAAAGTATATATATTGGCTGAAGGGAAAGATACAATTACTCCAGTTATTATGAAGAAAACTATTAACGGTTTTGCTTCAACTACAGATTTAACATTACCAAATGATGCAGATACAGATATTGATGAAATTGATTTTTGTAGAGGTCAAGCATTTTATGATTTAGTTATAAAAGTAGACCCTACAAACGACGAAAAGGTATATGTTGGAGGTATTGATGCGTTTAGAAGTGCAGATGGTGGAACAACTTGGACGCAATTATCGCATTGGTATGGTGGTTTTGGATATCCTGATATGCATGCAGATCAGCATGCTATTGCATTTGGTACTGGAGATTCTTCTAAAATGTTATTCGGAAACGATGGAGGTGTATTTTATTCATCAGCTAGTGGTTCAAAACCTACATCTAGAAATAACGGATATAATGTAACGCAATTTTATACAGTAGCGGTTGCTCCAACAGCAGCTGTAGCTGGAGATTATTTTGCTGGAGGTACACAAGATAATGGAACACCTTATTTTAGAAATGCAAGTTCAGGAATTAATTCGTCTTCATTCGATCTTTATGGTGGTGACGGTGCGTATACAGCTTTCGATCAAGACGGAACAGATACATACGTTATTTCTAATTATATTTATAATCTTGCTATTAGAAAGTATGATTATGCTACAGGAGAGGTTACAACAATACATGAGGATGATGAAGAAGAGAAAAATGGAGAGTTTATAAATCCTCAGATTTTAGACTCAAGATTAAATTATTTGTTCTCTAACTATTCATCAGGGACATCTTATGCAATTAAAACCTATAGAACTAAAAGTACAACGTCTAGCTATATAGCTAATACATTAACTAATACACTCTTAGATGCTCCGGCCTTAGCCTTAGCAATATCTCCATACGATGTTAGTAGCTCACATAGTATATTGTATGCTGGTTTAGAAAATGGTAGATTATTAAAAATTACAAATGCAAGTGCACCAATATTTCAAAGTTGGTCAGATATTTCTTCTTCTGAGTTTGTTGGTAGTATCTCTGATATTGAGTTTGGAACGTCTACAAACGAAATGTATGTTACATTCCATAATTATGGTGTAAACAACATTTGGTATACTAGTGATGGTGGTACTACTTGGAGTAAAAAAGATGGAAACTTACCAGATATGCCAGTAAAAACGATTTTAAGAAACCCTCTAAAAGCAGATGAGGTTATTATCGGTACAGAGCTAGGAGTTTGGTATACTACAAATTTTTCTAGTGATTCTCCAACTTGGACATCTGCTTTTAATGGTATGAGTAACGTAAAAGTTATGGATCTGGATTTAAGAGACGATAATACAATATTTGCTGCAACTTTTGGTCGTGGTCTATTTTCAGGTAAATTTACAAGTGAAGCTTTAAGTGTTGAAGACAATGTATTGGCTACAGGTATTTCTTTATATCCTACGGTTTCAACGGGTGAATTTAAAGTTAAATCAAAATCTAATTTAGGAGATGTTAATCTTCAAATATTTAACCTAAATGGACAATCTGTACTTGTAAAAACTATTAATTTAGATGGAAATACAGCAACCGATATTAATATTAATGTAGCCTCTGGAGTGTACTTGGCTAAATTTACTGAAGGCGAAACAACAACTATTAAAAAGTTTATTATTAAATAA
- a CDS encoding inorganic phosphate transporter, which produces MENIYLLMIVALAVLAIADLVVGVSNDAVNFLNSAIGSKAVSFKTIMIVASLGVAIGAIFSSGMMEVARKGIFNPGEFMFSEIMIIFMAVMITDILLLDFFNTIGMPTSTTVSIVFELLGASVAIALIKIGNDGNHISDVVNYINTSKATQIIFGILLSVVIAFSVGALVQWVTRLLLSFNYEKKAKWVGALFGGMAITAISYFIFIKGIGGTSFAKESYSFLGGTTIGHFLENEVLFILLISFTLWSLISYVYTAVLKQNIYKLIILIGTFALALAFAGNDLVNFIGVPIAAWQSYQEWSASGIPANEFNMAILGEAVKTPTLMLFIAGMVMVVTLWFSSKAKAVVKTSIDLSSSQNETKERFQPNFLSRGFVRTAVGLSDMIGFLIPSRTQERIDKQFEKPTIALERHKKYELPAFDMVRAAVNLMVASVLISIATSMKLPLSTTYVTFMVAMGTSLADKAWGAESAVYRVAGVLNVIGGWFFTALIAFASAAIIAYLINLHVPSMVGILLLIAFILLSRNYLIHNKKQKELKAEGQLIRAESSSIQGVVHESAHNIANAIKRVNRIYTGAINGLSKQELIALKQNKKQVEKLANEIDELRDNIFYFIKNLDESSVAASNFYINILGYLQDMSQSLEYISKVSYKHVNNNHKKLKFNQIKELKQIDSVLEKLFLNTQKAFENRTFEDIGEILKHKKEIFSEITHKIQKQVERTRTEEVSPKNTTLYFSLLLETKDLLTATMNLLEEFYHANDGTTQIHKILKDEELAE; this is translated from the coding sequence ATGGAGAATATATATTTATTAATGATTGTTGCTTTAGCAGTCTTAGCTATCGCAGATTTAGTTGTTGGGGTAAGCAATGATGCCGTTAACTTTTTAAACTCTGCAATAGGGTCCAAAGCTGTATCTTTTAAAACTATTATGATAGTTGCAAGCCTTGGAGTAGCTATCGGAGCTATTTTTTCGAGCGGGATGATGGAAGTTGCTAGAAAAGGTATTTTTAATCCTGGCGAGTTCATGTTTAGCGAAATCATGATCATCTTTATGGCGGTAATGATTACCGATATCTTACTATTAGATTTTTTTAATACCATAGGAATGCCAACATCTACTACAGTATCTATAGTATTTGAATTATTGGGAGCTTCTGTAGCTATAGCTTTAATTAAAATTGGAAATGACGGCAATCACATTTCAGACGTTGTAAATTATATCAACACATCCAAAGCTACCCAAATTATATTTGGAATACTCCTCTCTGTAGTTATTGCATTTTCAGTTGGAGCCCTTGTACAATGGGTAACACGCTTATTATTATCTTTTAACTACGAAAAAAAGGCAAAATGGGTAGGAGCTCTGTTTGGTGGTATGGCCATCACAGCGATTTCATATTTTATTTTTATAAAAGGAATTGGAGGTACATCTTTTGCTAAAGAAAGCTATTCCTTTTTAGGCGGCACTACAATTGGACACTTTTTAGAAAACGAAGTGCTTTTTATTTTATTAATTAGTTTTACATTATGGAGTTTAATATCTTATGTCTATACCGCGGTATTAAAACAAAACATATATAAACTTATTATATTAATAGGAACTTTTGCATTAGCTCTGGCGTTTGCAGGAAACGACTTAGTAAACTTTATTGGAGTACCAATTGCAGCATGGCAATCTTATCAAGAATGGTCTGCTTCGGGCATACCAGCCAATGAATTTAATATGGCCATTTTAGGAGAAGCTGTAAAAACTCCAACATTAATGCTTTTTATAGCTGGAATGGTTATGGTCGTTACCTTATGGTTTTCTAGTAAAGCTAAAGCTGTTGTTAAAACCTCTATAGATTTATCTTCCAGCCAGAACGAAACTAAAGAACGCTTTCAGCCTAACTTTTTATCTCGTGGATTTGTAAGAACGGCGGTTGGACTATCTGATATGATTGGATTTTTAATTCCTAGTAGAACTCAAGAAAGAATTGATAAACAGTTTGAAAAACCAACAATTGCATTAGAGCGCCACAAAAAATACGAACTTCCTGCTTTTGACATGGTAAGAGCGGCGGTAAACCTTATGGTTGCCAGTGTTCTTATTTCTATTGCAACATCAATGAAACTTCCTCTTTCAACTACATATGTAACATTTATGGTGGCTATGGGTACGTCTCTAGCAGATAAAGCTTGGGGTGCAGAAAGTGCCGTATACCGTGTTGCAGGAGTTTTAAATGTTATTGGAGGTTGGTTCTTTACAGCTTTAATTGCATTTGCATCTGCAGCCATAATTGCATATTTAATTAATTTACACGTCCCATCTATGGTAGGGATTCTATTATTAATTGCATTTATATTGCTTTCTAGAAACTATTTAATACACAATAAAAAACAAAAAGAATTAAAAGCAGAAGGCCAATTAATACGTGCAGAAAGCAGCTCTATTCAAGGCGTAGTTCATGAAAGTGCTCACAACATAGCAAATGCTATTAAACGAGTAAACAGAATTTATACTGGCGCCATAAACGGACTCTCTAAACAAGAATTAATTGCATTAAAACAAAACAAAAAACAAGTAGAAAAACTCGCAAATGAGATTGATGAACTTAGAGACAATATTTTCTATTTTATAAAAAACTTGGATGAATCTAGTGTAGCTGCCAGCAACTTTTACATTAATATTTTAGGGTATTTACAAGACATGTCTCAATCTTTAGAATACATCTCTAAAGTAAGCTACAAACACGTAAACAACAACCATAAAAAATTAAAATTCAACCAAATCAAAGAACTTAAACAAATAGATTCTGTATTAGAGAAATTATTCTTAAATACCCAGAAAGCATTTGAGAACCGTACGTTTGAAGATATTGGAGAAATTTTAAAACATAAAAAAGAAATTTTTTCTGAAATTACACATAAAATTCAAAAACAAGTTGAACGTACTAGAACTGAAGAAGTAAGTCCAAAAAACACAACGCTATACTTTAGTTTACTACTTGAAACTAAAGATTTACTCACAGCCACTATGAACTTGTTAGAAGAATTCTACCATGCAAATGATGGCACTACACAAATACATAAAATTTTAAAGGATGAAGAATTAGCCGAATAA
- a CDS encoding toxin-antitoxin system YwqK family antitoxin produces MKTKLIFVFALLVTAMSFAQDKRELKLNQETQLIEVTYFYENGDVSQTGTYTLEGKLQGEWNSYNKQGQRTASATYKDGKKVGKWFFWGEDSLREVDYENNTIASVSEWSNKSKLASH; encoded by the coding sequence ATGAAAACGAAATTAATATTTGTATTTGCATTATTAGTGACTGCAATGTCATTTGCACAAGATAAAAGAGAATTAAAATTAAATCAAGAAACACAACTTATTGAAGTCACATATTTTTATGAAAATGGTGATGTTAGTCAGACTGGAACTTATACGTTAGAAGGTAAGTTGCAAGGTGAATGGAACAGTTATAATAAACAAGGCCAGAGAACTGCATCTGCAACTTATAAGGATGGGAAAAAAGTAGGTAAATGGTTTTTTTGGGGAGAAGATTCTTTAAGAGAAGTTGACTATGAAAATAATACTATTGCTAGTGTAAGTGAGTGGAGCAACAAATCTAAATTAGCATCTCATTAA
- a CDS encoding LytR/AlgR family response regulator transcription factor produces the protein MIEAVIVDDETKAIQSLTWELNNFKNHIKIIKTFTSPEDAIKYLNKTPPDCLFLDIQMPTMDGFQFLEKLKNRNFSVVITTAYNEYGIQALKHEAIDYLLKPIDSDDLEDSIHKIKKYHSKLNKTAQIEDILTKFNTKYNNNRISINTDGKLIFVDIDDILFVESDGNYSTISLIDNQKIVLTKKLKEVNTILPEHVFFRIHNSYIVNLNKIKEYIKNEGYVLIQPNHKIPVARQRKSDFLEKI, from the coding sequence ATGATTGAAGCTGTTATTGTTGATGACGAAACCAAAGCCATACAAAGTCTAACCTGGGAATTAAACAATTTTAAGAACCATATTAAAATTATAAAGACTTTTACATCTCCAGAAGACGCTATTAAATACCTAAATAAAACGCCACCAGACTGCCTGTTTTTAGATATACAAATGCCTACTATGGATGGATTTCAGTTTTTAGAAAAACTAAAAAACAGAAATTTCTCTGTTGTAATTACTACCGCATATAACGAGTATGGTATACAAGCTTTAAAGCACGAAGCAATAGACTATTTATTGAAACCAATAGATTCTGACGACTTAGAAGACTCTATACATAAAATAAAAAAGTACCATTCAAAATTGAATAAGACAGCACAAATAGAAGATATATTAACCAAATTTAACACTAAATACAACAATAACAGAATATCAATTAATACCGATGGTAAATTAATTTTTGTAGACATAGATGATATTCTATTTGTAGAGTCTGATGGAAATTACAGTACAATCTCCTTAATAGATAATCAAAAAATTGTACTTACAAAAAAGTTAAAAGAAGTCAATACAATATTACCTGAACATGTTTTTTTTAGAATACACAATTCATATATTGTAAACTTAAACAAAATTAAAGAATACATTAAAAATGAAGGCTACGTCTTGATACAGCCTAACCATAAAATACCTGTGGCTAGGCAACGGAAATCAGATTTTTTAGAAAAAATATAG
- a CDS encoding TonB-dependent receptor translates to MKQLLIALVFLTTAFNYAQDTGSIVGKLIDKEYNNEPLAFANILIKGTTNGTTSDMDGLYSFNNLEPGEYTLIYSFVGYETQQVPLTVISGKVTEANIVMGASAAALDEIVITTTSRKDSEVALLLDQREAVEIKESIGSIELAKLGVSDAATATTKISGVSSSEASGDVYVRGLGDRYLYTTLNGMTIPSDNVDKKNIDLALFPTRIVQSISISKNFAPENSADQSSGSININSRSLVGNNEIKLGLQSGFNTNAIGQSKFKRTANRDDISFGFYSSNLSTKDAITEQSWDTESTSLPIDYRYTLTAGTKIGDNFKILFNGSQSSKFEYNEGTFQQFNRNLEDVKYTDATNYINTISTTGLVDMAYKINDDHDLRAVSLFVNKMTDQVFEAGRNREGFVFEEVNDEDAYSQYVKDQNTKQTRLWVNQIMGDHQLGTKNHITWGLGYNRMDADEPNRIRNEVNIKKPTDTESESIELANQGGTQQRKSAQEIEDSELNARIKDELKIFEKENESTLMVAFGANYRYKTRDFQSTVYGVDEVGAPGQVVPPSLDELGAVFTQDNFDSGVLSLTESLPDSYNGELNSASGFFSANYAVNKFNFNLGARYQKDEIIVDYNVGNAPGGREGSVTKEYSNIYPVFNVKYALNEKNNFRIAASKTITLPEFKEIAPFGYVSPTNQVVVGNIDLEASDVYNFDVKWELFPSNKELISATGFYKHIKNPINKTLDRGSSGYFTFENTSDKAEVFGLELEANMDIIASTDDNGYNLDFGFNFTKMWHNQDLKTIYNQDGSIANTYTYNGKDEIGLEGASDYIVNASLNFSTNWERTFNANISGNYASDKIYALGSAPDSQTVTSTLYNNEIIEKGFAVLNATLSQELSDNININFKALNILNPNIKRTQDVYTSSTGVESTQVTRSYKNGTTISLGININF, encoded by the coding sequence ATGAAACAATTATTAATAGCATTAGTATTTTTAACCACTGCGTTTAATTACGCTCAAGATACCGGCTCGATCGTTGGTAAATTAATAGATAAAGAATATAATAACGAGCCACTTGCATTTGCAAACATTTTAATTAAAGGCACAACAAACGGAACAACGTCTGACATGGATGGCCTTTACTCTTTTAACAATTTAGAACCAGGAGAGTACACCTTAATTTATAGTTTTGTTGGTTACGAAACACAACAAGTACCTTTAACTGTTATTTCAGGAAAAGTAACTGAAGCAAACATTGTTATGGGAGCTAGTGCAGCTGCATTAGATGAAATTGTAATTACAACAACATCTAGAAAAGATAGTGAAGTTGCATTATTATTAGACCAGAGAGAAGCTGTAGAAATTAAAGAAAGTATTGGCTCTATAGAATTAGCTAAATTAGGAGTTAGTGATGCTGCTACAGCGACAACAAAAATCTCTGGAGTTTCAAGTAGTGAAGCCTCAGGAGATGTTTACGTAAGAGGTTTAGGAGACCGTTACTTATATACTACACTTAACGGAATGACTATACCTTCTGATAACGTAGACAAGAAAAACATTGACTTAGCACTTTTTCCAACAAGAATTGTACAAAGTATTTCAATAAGCAAAAACTTTGCACCAGAGAACTCTGCAGATCAATCTTCGGGAAGTATCAATATTAACTCTAGAAGTTTAGTTGGCAACAACGAAATTAAACTTGGTTTACAATCTGGATTTAATACAAACGCAATTGGACAAAGTAAATTTAAGCGCACAGCTAATCGTGACGATATTTCATTTGGATTCTATTCTAGCAACTTATCTACAAAAGATGCCATTACAGAACAATCTTGGGACACAGAAAGTACTAGCTTACCTATAGATTACAGATACACCTTAACTGCTGGAACTAAAATTGGAGACAATTTTAAAATCTTATTCAACGGTTCTCAATCCAGTAAATTTGAATACAACGAAGGGACTTTTCAACAGTTTAATAGAAACTTAGAAGATGTAAAATATACAGATGCTACTAATTACATAAATACTATTAGCACAACTGGCCTTGTAGATATGGCTTATAAAATTAATGACGATCATGATTTAAGAGCCGTAAGTCTTTTTGTAAATAAAATGACTGACCAAGTTTTTGAAGCAGGTAGAAATCGTGAAGGTTTTGTATTTGAAGAAGTAAATGACGAAGATGCTTATAGCCAATATGTAAAAGACCAAAACACAAAACAAACTAGATTGTGGGTTAATCAAATTATGGGAGACCATCAATTGGGTACCAAAAATCATATTACATGGGGTTTAGGTTACAACAGAATGGATGCAGACGAACCTAACAGAATAAGAAACGAGGTTAACATAAAGAAACCTACAGACACAGAATCTGAGAGCATAGAATTAGCAAATCAAGGTGGTACACAACAAAGAAAATCTGCTCAAGAGATTGAAGATTCTGAATTAAATGCACGTATTAAAGATGAATTAAAAATCTTTGAAAAAGAAAACGAATCTACTTTAATGGTAGCATTTGGTGCTAACTACAGATACAAAACTAGAGACTTCCAATCTACTGTTTATGGCGTAGATGAAGTTGGTGCTCCTGGACAAGTTGTTCCGCCATCGTTAGATGAATTAGGTGCTGTTTTTACTCAAGATAATTTTGACAGTGGCGTATTAAGCTTAACAGAATCTTTACCTGATAGTTATAACGGAGAATTAAATTCTGCTTCAGGTTTTTTTAGCGCAAATTACGCAGTTAACAAATTCAACTTTAACCTAGGGGCTAGATACCAAAAAGATGAAATTATTGTAGACTACAATGTTGGAAATGCTCCAGGTGGTAGAGAGGGTAGTGTAACCAAAGAGTACAGCAACATTTACCCAGTGTTTAATGTTAAATATGCACTTAACGAGAAAAACAACTTTAGAATCGCTGCAAGTAAAACAATAACGTTACCAGAATTTAAAGAAATAGCTCCTTTTGGATATGTATCTCCTACCAACCAAGTTGTTGTAGGTAACATTGATTTGGAAGCTAGTGATGTATATAATTTTGATGTAAAATGGGAATTATTCCCTTCAAACAAAGAACTTATTTCTGCAACAGGGTTTTACAAACACATTAAAAACCCAATAAACAAAACATTAGACAGAGGGTCTTCTGGGTATTTTACTTTCGAAAACACGAGTGATAAGGCAGAAGTATTTGGATTAGAATTAGAAGCTAATATGGACATTATCGCTTCTACAGATGATAATGGTTACAATTTAGATTTCGGATTTAACTTCACTAAAATGTGGCACAATCAAGATCTTAAAACAATTTATAATCAAGATGGATCTATAGCAAATACCTATACATATAATGGTAAAGATGAAATCGGCCTTGAAGGTGCATCAGACTATATCGTAAATGCATCACTAAACTTCTCTACTAATTGGGAGAGAACATTTAATGCCAATATTTCTGGTAACTACGCTTCAGACAAAATATACGCTTTGGGAAGTGCGCCAGATAGTCAAACAGTAACATCTACATTATATAACAACGAAATTATTGAAAAAGGTTTTGCAGTCTTAAATGCAACTTTAAGCCAAGAACTTTCAGACAACATAAACATCAATTTCAAAGCTTTAAACATACTAAATCCTAACATAAAAAGAACTCAGGATGTATACACTTCGTCAACTGGAGTAGAAAGCACTCAAGTGACAAGATCTTATAAAAACGGAACAACTATCTCCTTAGGTATAAACATTAACTTTTAA
- the dgt gene encoding dGTP triphosphohydrolase, which produces MNWEQLLSLKRFGDVNKRLRKSQDETRLGFEVDYDRVIFSSEFRSLQDKTQVIPMSQTDFVHTRLTHSLEVSVVARSLGRKIGQKIIQKYPELQSEHGYLPNDFGAIVASAALAHDIGNPPFGHSGEKAIGEYFKTGAGALYKSQLTPKQYQDLCDFEGNANGFKILTQSRDGRVGGLRLCYATLGAFIKYPKESLPKKPTQNVSDKKYGFFQSEKDAFLDIAQELGLIEAGTNGNVSFKRHPLAYLVEAADDICYTIIDFEDGINLGLIEEEFALEYLIKLVKDVIDINKYHQLTNTQDRISYLRALTINTLINEAISIFEANETAILNGTFSFSLLEKSKYEAQINDIIKISVEKIYQSQEVLDKEISGYAVISKLLDVYISAVNNDYNGKASNYDKLILKILPKTIDFGSTDLYTRLLNVCHYVSLFSDSQAILNYRKFSGRLV; this is translated from the coding sequence ATGAATTGGGAACAATTATTATCTCTTAAACGTTTTGGAGATGTTAATAAACGCTTAAGAAAAAGCCAAGATGAAACCCGTTTAGGGTTTGAAGTAGATTATGACCGTGTTATTTTCTCGTCAGAGTTTAGAAGTTTACAAGATAAAACACAAGTTATACCTATGTCTCAAACAGATTTTGTGCATACACGTTTAACTCATAGTTTAGAAGTGAGTGTTGTAGCAAGATCATTAGGGCGTAAAATTGGACAGAAAATAATTCAAAAATATCCCGAACTTCAATCCGAACATGGGTATTTACCAAATGATTTTGGAGCCATTGTAGCATCTGCAGCTTTAGCACATGATATAGGAAATCCACCATTTGGCCATTCTGGAGAAAAAGCTATTGGCGAATATTTTAAAACAGGAGCAGGAGCGCTATATAAATCACAATTAACGCCTAAGCAGTATCAAGACTTATGTGATTTTGAAGGTAATGCAAACGGATTTAAAATTTTAACACAAAGCCGCGACGGACGTGTGGGCGGACTCCGTTTATGTTATGCAACTTTGGGTGCATTTATAAAATATCCAAAAGAGTCTTTACCTAAAAAACCAACCCAAAATGTGTCTGATAAAAAGTATGGGTTTTTTCAAAGTGAAAAAGATGCTTTTTTAGATATTGCGCAAGAGTTGGGTTTAATTGAAGCTGGAACAAATGGAAATGTAAGTTTTAAAAGACATCCGCTTGCATATTTGGTAGAAGCTGCAGACGATATTTGTTATACCATTATAGATTTTGAAGATGGTATTAATTTAGGTTTAATTGAAGAAGAGTTTGCTTTAGAATATTTAATAAAACTGGTTAAAGATGTTATAGATATTAATAAATATCACCAATTAACAAACACGCAAGATAGAATAAGCTATTTAAGAGCCTTAACAATTAACACCTTAATAAATGAAGCGATTTCAATTTTTGAAGCTAATGAAACAGCAATATTAAATGGGACATTTTCTTTTTCTTTATTAGAAAAAAGTAAATATGAAGCTCAAATAAACGATATTATAAAAATTAGTGTTGAAAAAATTTATCAGTCTCAAGAGGTTCTAGATAAGGAAATTTCTGGTTATGCAGTAATTTCAAAATTATTAGATGTATATATTTCTGCAGTGAATAATGATTATAATGGAAAAGCATCTAATTATGATAAACTCATTTTAAAGATTCTTCCAAAAACCATCGATTTTGGTTCAACCGATTTGTATACAAGATTATTAAATGTTTGTCATTATGTCTCCTTGTTTTCTGATAGTCAGGCTATTTTGAATTATCGAAAATTTTCGGGGCGCTTAGTTTAA